From the Phycisphaerae bacterium genome, one window contains:
- a CDS encoding glycosyltransferase family 9 protein yields MNEERDILKILSSAETESHKLSTRALIIQPGAIGDCVLTLPVAEFIKRAFKIGTVAMLGRSQYMEYFPARSCIDSIKDLDSIDLHRLYVSHKDFELQDGDSLIAAFAGYRHIFNFLGNPGDDFERNLIYTANCSNPVEVTTLRLKPPADYKHHITKFYCDSISAACSDYKHRKLSVRSAIDKKKYIKPFKSDLSAGRALLDSLGIKKNQKPAVIHPGSGGVKKCWHIDNFYLLAEELLEAGENVIFLLGPAEQERFSRKTFDRLSALAPTIIETSLARTFQILCCSGCFIGNDSGISHIASASGIATIACFGPTNPAVYCPPGPKVKTFKFDDQDFTNPSCQAAGQVSRAALKFLSS; encoded by the coding sequence ATGAACGAAGAACGGGACATTTTGAAAATTTTATCTTCCGCTGAAACGGAATCGCACAAACTTTCCACCCGCGCCCTGATAATCCAGCCCGGCGCGATAGGCGATTGTGTTCTCACGCTGCCGGTGGCAGAATTTATCAAAAGAGCCTTCAAAATCGGCACGGTAGCTATGCTCGGCAGAAGTCAATATATGGAATACTTTCCCGCACGAAGCTGCATCGACAGCATAAAGGACCTTGACTCTATCGATTTGCACAGGCTTTATGTCAGCCACAAGGATTTCGAACTTCAGGACGGCGATTCCCTCATAGCTGCTTTTGCAGGCTATCGGCATATTTTTAATTTTCTCGGAAACCCCGGCGATGATTTCGAACGCAATCTGATTTATACCGCCAACTGCAGCAATCCGGTCGAGGTTACTACGCTCCGGTTAAAGCCACCCGCCGATTATAAACATCACATAACCAAATTTTACTGCGATTCGATTTCCGCCGCGTGTTCCGATTATAAACATCGCAAACTGTCGGTACGTTCCGCCATTGACAAAAAAAAATATATTAAACCTTTTAAATCCGACCTTTCCGCGGGCCGCGCACTTCTTGATTCGCTCGGCATAAAGAAAAACCAGAAGCCCGCGGTAATTCATCCCGGCAGCGGCGGCGTCAAAAAATGCTGGCACATCGACAACTTTTATCTTTTGGCCGAAGAACTGCTCGAAGCCGGAGAAAATGTAATTTTTCTGCTCGGCCCTGCCGAACAGGAACGTTTCAGCAGGAAAACCTTCGACAGGTTATCTGCCCTGGCGCCGACGATAATCGAAACCTCGCTTGCCCGGACATTCCAGATTCTCTGCTGCAGCGGCTGCTTCATCGGCAATGACAGCGGAATTTCTCATATCGCATCTGCCTCAGGCATTGCCACGATTGCCTGTTTCGGTCCGACCAATCCGGCTGTTTACTGCCCCCCGGGCCCGAAAGTAAAGACCTTCAAATTTGACGACCAGGATTTTACCAACCCCTCTTGCCAGGCCGCGGGCCAGGTAAGCCGTGCCGCCCTTAAATTCTTAAGTTCTTGA